A region of the Sideroxydans lithotrophicus ES-1 genome:
ATTCCGCTGGCTGAAGAAACCGGACTGATCCTGCCCATAGGCCTTTGGGTGATCGAGACGGCCTGCGCCCAGCTCCATGCGTGGGCGCGCGATGAAAAGACACGACACCTTGTGCTGGCGGTGAACATCAGCGCCCGCCAATTCCATCAGTCCGATTTCGTTGCCCAAGTGCGCGCGGCGGTGCAGCGAAATGCCATCGACCCGAACCTGTTCAAGCTGGAACTGACCGAAAGCCTGCTACTGGATGACACGGAGAAAACCGTTGCCACCATGAACGCACTGAAGGCAACCGGTGTCCAGTTATCGCTGGACGATTTCGGCACCGGCTATTCATCCCTGCAATACCTCAAGATATTGCCGCTGAACCAGATCAAGATCGATCGCTCCTTTGTCAGGGACATCGCCACCGACCCCAACGATGCCGCCATCGTGCAGACCATCATCGCGATGGCCGGCACGTTAGGCCTGGACGTGATCGCGGAAGGGGTCGAGACCGAAGCGCAACTTGAGTTCCTTGATTTGCGCGGCTGCCATGCCTGCCAGGGTTACCTGTTTGGCAAACCGGTGTCGATCAGGGAATTCGAGTCATCGCTGGGCCAGAGTTCATCTGCCACAAGCTGACAGCCACTTATCCGCGCGGTAGATGCGGCTAGCCGCGACCCGGTATTGCCCATGTGCAGTCCTTATCTGAGTACAGGTAGGTGAATTACTCCTTCGCAGGTATACCTCGACGCAGCCGATTGGCGTATTATCAGGCCGGGTTCTTGTTTGCATTCCTGAACTTTCCGAACAGGAGCCAGTGGCGGCAGGACTATCACCATCAGTCAGAAAGTTCGACTACGGGAGGTCGCTATCATGAGCTTAGGATCATCATATGAAGAGCAAGACATGGATGAGCTTGAATTCAACATTGAGCTTAGCTGGCTGGCAGCACTTTCGTTTGTAATCGCCGATATATGCCTGTCCATGCCTTGGTCGTAGCTGGTTCGTTCCACACAGTCTTTAACAGAAAACTCCGCCCCCTCAAGGGCATTCATTAAAGGCGATCGCCAATCGCCTGGACTGCCCTCACCCGTACAAACCGCAAGCAATCAAACCAGGGAGACTTCAGGTTGAACGTAAGCCATACCGGCAGATGCCTGATTGCAGCTCTCGTCCTGCTTGCCTTGCCGTTTCATGGCGTGTACGCCGACGACTTCGATTCCTGGAACGAGTCCGGCTTCCAAAGCCACCCCGTCCGCAACAAACCAGGCTTCCATGCGGTAGAACGTCTGGGCATCACAGTTGGCGGAGACGTCATCTCCAAAGTCACCCGTGCGGATGGAACGTTCCGGGAGATCAGCGCTGGCGGACTGTATCAGGCAGGCTTGGGCGCGCTCTATCGGTGGGATGCCATTCCGTTCTCCGCCGAACTGACCATCAACTACCACGTCAACTCCGACTACAACGGCAACGACAATGCCTCGTTCCGGCGCAACCCGCTCGAAGCGCTGGTGTATTTCAACGGCATGGATCGTTTTCGCATCGGTGCAGGCATGCGCTATGTCTATGCGGCAAGGGCGATTTCCGTCCTCAACGGCGTGACGGAAAGGATCGCCTTTGCAAACGCAAGGGGCAGCATCGTCGAGATCGGCTACGAAGTGACGCCCTACGGATGGATCAACCTGCGCTACGTAAAAGAACACTACACGATCGCGGCCTACTCCACCACAGCCACCATTTCCGTCCCGCCAAACACCGCACCATACGACGGCTCGCACTACGGCTTTTTCATCAGCTACGAATACTGACCCATAGCGTGCGGTAACGCACAGACATCAAGACTCCGTTGACACCATCCAGCCAACTCCAATAGAGTTCGTAAACCATGTCGAATCTGTTAACAGCGATACAAGAGAAACAAAAGCAGGAAAACTACCGATCGGTGCGAAGGCTGCTGACCATATTGATCGGCTCGGTATTTTTCATCGAAATGGTTGTGATGGATATTCTGCTTTCGTTCACGCATATGTCCAAAATGGCAGATACCCTGGTGGATGCCACACTGCTTTCGCTGCTGCTGTTCCCCATCTTCTACTTCCTCATTTTTCGCCCCCTGACCAGGAACATCGCCGAGCGCGAAAAAACCGAGGCCGAATTGCGCATCGCCGCTGTCGCGTTCGAGATCAAGGACCCGACCATCATCACCGATGCCAGTGCAAACATCATCCGAGCCAACCAGAAGTTCCTGGAAAGGACCGGATATAACATTGATGAGATCGTCGGCAAGAATCCCCGCATCTTCAAATCCGGGCTGCACAACAAGAAATTCTATGAACGGATGTGGCACCAGCTATTGCAGGAAGGCGCCTGGAGCGGCGAGATCCGCATCGCAACCAAGGAGGGGCGCATCCTCCACCCATTCTGGCTGACCATAACCGCGGTCAAGAATGCGCAACAGGAAACCACCCATTACATCGGCATCTACAATTTCTGACAAAACAACCCGGCTTGTTAACCAAAATTTAACGCCTGTCTGGCAAGCACAAATTCCGCAGTCAACTTCATTGACACCCCCCGACCAACTCAAATAAAGTTCGTCCCACTTGCAGATCCCGCACACGCACATCGCACCGCAAGCACGGTGCGAGGCTCACGGCGGAATTCCCGGAACAGGAGGCTGGCGCAAGTCGACACCCGCACGAGCGGAAGGATGTCGACACCAACACATGTTCAAAAGGGAGAGCAATGCAGCGAATATTGTTGTCGAGCATTCTTGCACTGATAGCCGCAACAGCACAGGCAGACATTTTCAAGTGCAAGACACCTGAAGGCTTCGACTATTCGGAACAACCATGTCCGGCAGGCAACTCATCCGGCGCGGTTCGAACCATACAAGCCACCAGCCAACGACAATCAACAGATTCAGGCGACAGCAATGTCGATAACGTTCCCTTGCCCGTTCCCGCTACCCAGCGCAGCACCTATATCGCATACCAGCCCAAACCCAACCCAAAGGCTTTTGTGATTTACGACGATGGACGCGTGATGAACATCTCCGGCAATTCGCAGCAATTCGTCGATCAAAGACTGGCTGCATTGGATGCCGGATGCTCACCCTACTCGGTAAACGGCAATGTCGTGAGGTTGAAATGATGGAACCAACCTGCGCCCAATAGATATGGAAATAAAGAAGATCAATTCCGGCAAGCTGCGCGCCATCGGCTACGACACGAGAGCGCGCATCCTGCAGGTGCAACTCGACAACGGCGACACGCTGCAATACAGCGGCGTTGGTGAAGACATTTGGCGTCGGCTCAGCAGCTCCGGTGCGGCCTGGAGTTTTTATCGCGACAATATCGAAGAGGAATTCACCGTGAAGAAAGTTTCAGGCGGCACATCTGCGGGAAAAAATCCGCTGGATGATCTGTTTGGTCAAAAATAAAGCGTTGATGCCCATGAAACCAGCCAAGGATATTCCGGATAGTTACAAAAGCCCATCGCTCCGCCGCTGGCGAGTGATGGAAACTTTATCGCACAGGGGAGCGGTCAAGCGCCATGTCTATGGGCATGACATAACGAATGACACTGCCCGTGTATCCACCAGCATCAAAGAGTTCGATCGGGAATCCATGACTATCACCACTCACAGCGGCTCGATATACAAGTTATTGGGCGCGCCCGGCCACTCTCGCGGAGGTACGATCGCCTGGAAAGTTTGGTGCAGCAATAATGATATCCACGCAGAGAAGGACGTGACCAGGGAATATTTTGACATCGACAAGTTGTTCTCCAATGGATCGACCAACGACGTCATCCCCAAGTAGATTGCGCACTGATGGCATCAGCATCGACTCCGGTACAATCGCAGCCTGCACGTTTTTCCAATCTGATTATCCAACATGACCGATTACAACATTTGCATCGGCATGCCGACGGTGGAAGCACTCCATCTTGGCAAACCCGTCACCATCCAGCGCGAACAGAACCCTGCCGCAATCATTCGGGCCGACTATGCCCCTACTGCACGCAAGTGCCCGCCCTACTGCATCCAGCCGATGCAGCTGGCGCCGGGAGTGGAGACACTGGGCGAACTTGAAGTGCTGGACTGCCTGAAGCGCATACGCGAGGGCGAACGCAATCTCATGGTCGTCGATTCGCGCACGCCGGACTGGTATGCGAAAGGCACCATTCCCGGTGCAGCCAACATCCCTTATGCGCAGAACATGGCTGGAGAAGCCACCGACCTGCCCGGCCTGAAAAGGACGCTGATCGAATCGTTCGGCGTGAAGGAGACTGCCGGGGCTTACGACTTCAGCAACGCTTGCACGCTCGCCGTCTTTTGCAATGGCCCTTGGTGCGGGCAGACACCGAACTATATCCGCACCCTGCTTTCTTTGGGTTACCCGGCAAGCAAATTGAAATGGTATCGCGGCGGCATGCAGGACTGGTGCTCACTGGGACTCACGGTGATCTGACCTCCACATGCGGGAGCGGTCGATATCACAACACCTTTTCGCCAAAGACCGAAGAACGTCGGGTCAAGCCGACAAAGGCTCCCTGCCGTCTTTCAGGAAGTGATGTAGCGTTCCATCTGCTCGATGATGAAATCCTGGTCGGAAAGCCTTGCCTTGACCAGGTCTCCGATCGAGACGATACCCAGAATGTTCTTCTGGTCGTCCAGTACCGGCAAGTGGCGGAAGAACCTCTCAGTCATCAACGCCAGACATTGGGAAACCCCCATTGCCGTCGTCACATAGCGCACTTTCGTGGACATCACCTCTCTCACCAGGACTTCTTTCGGATTCAGGCATAGCGACGAGACCTTGTGCAGACAGTCGCGTTCGGTAAAGACGCCAATCAATTTGCCCTGCTCAACGACCATGACGGCGCCGATATCCCGTTCGCGCATCAGCACCAGCGCATAATGTACTGTGTCGTCGGGGGATACGGTGGTTAGAGGTTTGGTCTTTTCGGCAAGTATCTGTGCAATCGTTTTCATGATGCCCCCCAATCTTGTTCTGATTATTGGTTAGCCAACTCATCAGGCCGATCTTTATTGCCCGATGCAAATGCAAGGTTATTTCTACGCTTAAGCAGCATGTTTGTCGAGCAATTTGCAAGTCAAACAAAAGCCCATGAACTGTGTGTCGCAAAGACTCTGCATTGGCGATGCAGCATACCGGTGCCGAATAATTCGAATGCCGAACCGATTTCGCAACTGGAATAAAAAAGGGCCGCAACGCGGCCCTTTTCATTACTGCTGGCAACAAATCTGCTGCTGCGGATTAAACGCCCAGCTTGGTCTTGGTGTAGCTTTCGATCAGCTTGATAGTGGCTTCCGGCAGCGGCACGTAGTCAAGCTTGGCAGCCTGCTCTTGGCCGTTGTGCAGGAACCATTTTGCAAACTTGACCACCTTCGCATTGTCCTCTTTGGCAGAGTCAGTGCGCAGCAGGAAGTAGGTCGTGGCTGTCAGAGGCCAGCTTTCCGCACCCGGTGCATTGGTCATGATGGTGTAGAAGTCGCTGGCGTGAGCGAAGTCTGTCTTGGCCGATGCTGCCTGGAAGTGCTTGGGTGCTGGAGAAACGATCTTGCCTGCGCTGTTGACCATGCGTGTCCAGGTCAGGTGCGTCTGCATCGCGTAAGCGTATTCGTCATAGCCGATGGAACCCTTGACCTGAGCAACATAGGATGCAACGCCTTCGCTGCCCTTGCCGCCCATGCCTGCTGGCCATTGCACGGAAGTATTGGAACCCACTTTGTCCTTCCATTCCTGGCTGACCTTGGACAGGTAGTCGGTGAAGTAGAAAGTGGTACCGGAACCGTCAGCGCGATGCACAACGGTGATGTCCAGGTCAGGCAGGTGCAGTTTCGGATTCAGGGCTGTGATAGCCTTGTCGTTCCACTTGGTGATCTTGCCCATGTAGATGTCAGCCAGGACCTTGCCGTCCAGGATCATTTCGCCGGGCTTCACGCCAGGCACGTTCACGATCGGGGTGATGCCGATGATCACGACGGGGAATTGCACCAGATTGGCTTCCTTGAGCTGATCAGGTGTCAATGGCATGTCGCTGTCGCCGAAATTGACAGTCTTTTCCTTGATCATCTTGATGCCGCCACCGGAGCCGATGGACTGGTAGTTGATCGAATTGCCGGTCTTGTCCTTGTAGGTGTTAGCCCATTGCGACAGAACCGGGTAGATCGCCGTGCTGCCTGCGCCAGTTACGTCATCTGCCATTGCGCTTGCGCTGATAACCAGTGCGCATACGCCCAGTGCTTTGGAAAGTGCTTTCAAGTTCATTTTCATTCCGAGTTGTCCTTGTGTTGGAAGTGGAGGCGGCATTCTTGCATCGAATTGTTGCAGAAATATTTCATATAACTCCGCACACCAAATTAAGTTCGAATTTAACTCAGTCTTAACGCTCGATTGAGGCATGCCATAACAAATGGCCGCAAGTCCAGACAAGCCAGAAATAGACTGGTGTCCTAGCCAATACGAGACTTGCATGGTCGAGTATCTGCCCCAAAGGCATATGGACATTCGGCCGGTAAAGTCATATGTTGCTTTCAGGGCTGGCGGTTGATACAGGTTTTGTCCAGATATGTACCACACGGATTCCTCGACGCAACATGTCTGGCACGGCGTTTCATTTTAATAATCACTTCGGGAGTTATCATGAAACTGAAAGCAAAATCATCGGCAGTGGCACTGGCTCTGTTCGCCATGACCTCTTCGGCAATGGCAGAAGGCTTTTACGTAGCGGTTGACGGTGGCGCAATGGGTTACAGCAATTCGCATATCCTTTCAGCCTGGGGTATCGACTTCAACGCGGGTGGCGCCATCACCTTGGGCGGCGGTTACAACTTCAATAACTATTTCGGCTTGGAAGCCGGGTTCACCAACACCGGCGATTCGACCATCACCACTTACGGTTTTTACTCAAAAGAGACGTTGAAATCTTCCGCTGCACAATTGGCTGCTGTCGGGACCTTCCCTATCAACGATCGTTTCAGCATGTTCCTCAAAGCGGGAGTGGCGAATACCAGGATCGATTACACGTATTGGTCGTTCGGCACTACCGCTTCTGCCAGTGCATCGAAGTCCCACGCAATGATAGGCTTCGGCGGTCAATACAACTTCAACCGGCACTGGGGCCTGCGCGTCCAGTACCAGGACTATGGCAAGACCCAGGTGGGGCCGGTCATCGCCAACGGTGTGCCGCAAGCGGGAACCACTGGCGACATCGGCATGGCGTTGTTCTCGGTCGGCGGCGTGTACAACTTCTGACCTGAGCCCCTGCCGCAGGCAGATTCCGGTTACACCTCACTCTGCTGCGCAAATTTTAGAAGGCGACCATCCGGTCGCCTTTTTTCCGCCTCTGATTTCCCCCGATCCGCTGCCAACCATTGCAACAGCAATACCTATATGCCGAGTGGGTGAAAGTTAAATTAATGTAAAGAAATCGTCTCCGTTCACCATAGAGTTATGCCAGAATTTGGTCGGAGGAGTTGTATGCGACGTTTGGTGATGAAGCTGACCTCATCGTCATGTCAACAGCCTAATTAAAAAAACATGATCGCCCCGATACGTGTCAGAAAGATCGCAATGCTGGTTACCCTGTTGTCGCTGGTGGCCACAGGATTCTATTGGTGGCAATTATCCAAGGCAGGCGACCAGCTCCGATCCGAAACACTCGCCCAGGCAGAATTGCGTGCCCGGCAACTGAACGACTCAGTCGCCCAGCAGGTCGCGATACTGATCCGCTATGTCGATTTCGCCGCGCAAGAACTCGGCGAAACCTATATCGATGGCAAATTGAGCGAGTTCCGCAAGCAGGTGGACGAAGTTGAAGAACGTTTTCCGGAACAATCGCTGCTGCAGATCGCCGTGATCGATGCCCAAGGTTATCTCGCCTACTCCAACCTCGGCATGAAGGAACGGGTATACCTGGGTGACCGCGAACACTTCAAGGCACATTTGGGGAGCGATAAGACGCAGCTGTTTGTCAGCGCTCCCGTGTTGGGCAGGGTCTCCAGGCAATGGTCCATCCAGTTCACCAGGCCGCTCCTGCGCCACGGCCGGTTTGCAGGTGTCATCGTCCTCTCGCTGTCGCCTGAGTATCTGCACAAGACATTGCGCGAGTTGTCGTTGGGGCGAGAAGACTCGATAGCGATCTTCCGGCAAAGCGGGGAATACCTTGCGCGTAACGTGGACAACGAGATCGCGCTTGGCAAAGCGGTAGGGCCACGTCCGTTTCTCGGTCCCGATGCGCCATCTGGCGGGCTGTTCAAGTCCAAGGCCTATTTCGACAACGTGGTCCGCTTGTTCCAATGGCGCCGCCTCAGCGATGCCCCGGTCGTCGTTGTGCTGGGGCTGAGCGAAACAGCCTTGCTGAAGCCGGTCGATGCGATCATTCACAAGAACCGCTGGCAAGCCGGTATCGCAACGGCCCTGCTCTGGCTGTTGACGCTCGGAGCCATCCTGCTGTTGCAACGCCTGAGTTCGCAGCAGAAATTGATCGTGCGGCACGCACAGCGATTGCAGGCAACGAGTAACGACCTGCAAGAGAGCGAGAAGCGCTTGCGCACCATCTTCGAAACCGAGCCGGAATGCATCAAGGTCGTGGATCGCAATGGGGAACTGGTGGAAATGAATCAGGCAGGCCTGGCGATGCTGGAAGCAGCTACCCTGGAGGAAGCACGACAGAAAAAACTGATCGACTATGTCGCCCCGGAGGATCAGGCTGCTTTTTTAGCATTGCATCGCCGCGTGATGAATGGAGAAAGCGCTGTTCTGGAGTTCAAGATCACCGGGCTCAAGGGCACTTTGCATCACCTGGAAACCCATGCCACTCCGATGCCCGATGCGAATGGCAATATCTCGCTACTGCTCGGCATCACCCGCGATGTCACAGCCAGCATGCACGCCAAACAGCAGTTGCGCATCGCGGCCACTGCGTTCGAGTCGCAGGAAGGCATGCTGGTCACCGATGCCGTCGGGGCCATTCTGCGCGTGAACCAGGCCTTCACGCGGATCACTGGTTACACCGCTGATGAAGTCATCGGCAAGAATCCGCGCATCCTCAACTCGGGCCGGCACGATGCCTATTTCTACAAGGAGATGTGGGAAAGGATCAAACGTACCGGCGAGTGGGAGGGCGAAATATGGAATCGGCGCAAGAACGGAGATGTCTACCCTGAGCACCTTACCATCACCGCGGTCAAGGACGCCGGGGGGAACGTGGTGAATTATGTCGCGACCCTGATGGATATCACCGCAAGCAAGGCATCCGAAGAAGAGATCAGGAATCTGGCTTTCTTCGATCCGCTCACCCGGCTGCCCAACCGGCGGTTGCTGCAGGATCGCCTGCAACAGGCACTGGCTTCCTGCGGCCGGTCCGGCAAGAGTGGTGCGATACTTTTCATCGACCTGGATAATTTCAAGAATCTCAATGACACGCTCGGCCATGACATCGGCGATCTGCTGCTGGAAAAGGTCGCCATACGGCTGAGCAGTTGTGTGCGCGAAGGCGACACCGTTGCCCGCATCGGAGGCGACGAGTTCGTCGTGATGCTGGAAGACCTGAGCGACAACATCCTTGATGCAGCGGAACAGACCGAATCTGTCGGCAGCAAGATCCTCGCCTCCCTCAACGTGCCTTACCAGCTTGGCATACACACCTACGACAACAGCCCGAGCATCGGTGCGACCCTGTTCAACGACAACCATAATTCGATCGACGAACTGCTGAAACAGGCCGACATCGCCATGTATCAGGCAAAGAAGGCCGGGCGCAACACCATGCGCTTCTTCGATCCGCGCATGCAGCAATCGCTCAGCGCCCGCCTGGCACTCGAACTGGAATTGCGCAAGGCGATCGAAAAAGACCAGTTCCAGCTTTATTACCAGATCCAGGTCGATGAAACGCACCGCCCGCTGGGAGCCGAGGCACTGTTGCGCTGGATGCACCCCGAGCATGGCCTGATGGCGCCCGCAGAATTCATACCGATGGCGGAAGAAACAGGCTTGATCGTCCCCATCGGCTGGTGGGTGCTCGAAACCGCTTGCACCCAGCTCAAGGCATGGGAGAAGGATCCACTCACCCGCAACCTGGTCCTATCCATCAACGTGAGTGCCAAGCAATTCCACCAGCCCGATTTCGTGGATCAGGTACAGGCTGCCGTGGATCACTATGGCATCGACCCTGCCCTGCTGAAGCTGGAGCTCACTGAAAGCATCCTGCTGGAGAATGTCGACACCACGATCAAGCGGATGTCCGCATTGAAAAAGACCGGGGTCGGCTTTTCGCTGGACGACTTCGGTACCGGTTATTCTTCCCTGCAATACCTCAAACGTCTGCCGCTCGATCAGCTCAAGATAGATCAGTCGTTCATGCAGGAGATCACTTCCGACAGCAGCGACATGGCTATCGTGAGCACCATCATCGCCATGGCTCAAAGCATGCAGATGGGTGTCATCGCCGAAGGTGTAGAGACGGAAGAACAACGGCAGCTCCTCCTGCGAAAGGGCTGCAATCACTTTCAGGGATATCTGTTCAGCAAACCCGTTCCTGTAGAACAATTCGAGAAACTGCTGCATCGTGGCTGAATAAAAAGGCGACCATCGGTCGCCTTTTCCCGTTCGCCTCCAACTATCCCTACCCCACCCATTTCCGTGCGTTCTGGAACATGCGCAGCCATGCGCCGTTCTCCTGCCACTCGCGCGGATACCAGGAGTTCTGCACGGCACGGAACACGCGCTCCGGATGCGGCATCATGATGCTGAAGCGCCCGTCCGGGGTGGTGAGTCCGGTGATGCCGTGCGGCGAGCCATTGGGATTGAGCGGATAAGTCTCGGTCGCCTTGCCGTGGTGGTCGACATAGCGCAGTGTGACCAGTGCGGCTTTCTGTTTTTTGACGCTGCCGAAATCGGCATAGCCTTCGCCATGCGCGACGACGATGGGCATGCGGCTGCCGGCCATGCCGTCGAACAGGATGGAAGGCGACTGCTGCACTTCCACCATGACGAAGCGCGCCTCGAACTGTTCCGACTGGTTGCGCGCAAAATGCGCCCAGTTCTCGGCGCCGGGGATGATCTCGTGCAGGTTGCTCATCATCTGGCAGCCGTTGCACACGCCCAGCGCAAACGTATCGCTCCGTTTGAAGAATCCTTCGAACTCTTCGCGCGCGCGCGGGTTGAACAGGATGGACTTGGCCCAGCCCTCGCCCGCCCCCAGCACGTCGCCGTAGGAGAATCCGCCACAAGCAGCAACGCCTTTGAAATCGGCCAGTTTCACGCGTCCGCTGATGATGTCGCTCATGTGCACATCCACCGCGGCAAAGCCGGCGCGATCGAATGCGGCGGCCATCTCGACCTGGCCGTTGACACCCTGCTCGCGCAGGATGACCATCTTCGGGCGCGAGGTCAGCAATGCCGGAGCGACGTTCTCGTTGAGATCATAGGTCAGTTTCACATGCAGCCCTGTATCCCTCGCATCCAGCGTGCGGTCATATTCCTGCTGCGCGCAGACCGGGTTGTCGCGCAGCTTTTGCAACTGGTAAGTGGTCTCCGACCATATGCGGCGCAGGGTGATCGCGTTCTCGCTGTACAGCTGCGTCTTGCCGCGCATGATGGTGATGCTGCCGCTGGTATTGAGACGCGCCACTTCATGCACGCTGGAAAGTCCAGCCTCGTCGCACTGCACGAAGATGTCGGCCAGGTCGTCGCGGCGCACTTGCACCAGCGCGCCGAGCTCTTCGTTGAACAGGATGTCGAGGTCGCCGCCCCTGCATTCGTCGAGCCGGATATCCATGCCGATGTGCGAAGCGAAAGTCATCTCGCACAACGCCGCCAGCATGCCGCCGTCGGAACGGTCATGGTAGGCCAGCAGTTTGCCTGCACGGTTGAAGCGCTGGATGAGGTCGAAGAAGGCCTTCAGCTGCTTCGCATCGTCGACGTCCGGTGCCACATCGCCGACCTGCTTGTACGCTTGTGCCAGTGCCGAACCGCCCAGGCGGTTGCGGCCGCAGCCCAGATCGAACAGCAGCACCACGGTGTCGGTGTCGGCTGCCAGTTGCGGGGTGAGAGTCTTGCGCGCATCCGGACAGGGGGCGAAGGCGGTGACGATGAGCGACAGCGGCGCGGTGACGGCCTTGTTCTGCTCGCCCTCTTTCCACGTCGTCTTCATTGACATCGAGTCCTTGCCCACCGGGATGCTGATGCCGAGCTGCGGGCACAGTTCCATGCCCACCGCCTCGACGGTGTCATACAGGGCGGCATCTTCGCCGTGATGTCCGGCGGCGGCCATCCAGTTGGCGGAGAGTTTGATGTCGCCGATCTTGTCGATCTGCGCCGCGGCGATGTTGGTGATCGCCTCGCCGATGGCCATGCGGCCGGAGGCCGGGGCGTTGAGCACGGCGATGGGCGTGCGCTCGCCGAGCGCGAAGGCTTCGGCGCGGTTGGTGTTGAAGCCCATCAGCGTGACGGCTACATCCGCCACCGGCACTTGCCACGGGCCGACCATCTGGTCGCGCGCGGTCATGCCGCCGACGGTGCGGTCGCCGATGGAGATGAGGAAGGTCTTGTCCGCCACCGAGGGCATGCGCAGTACGCGCTCGACGGCTTCCTTCAGCACGATGTTGCCGGTGTCGAACTTCGGCAGCTGCACTTGCTCGCGCTGCACCTTGCGCGTCATCTTCGGCGGTTTGCCCAGCAGCACGGAGAGCGGCATATCCACGGCATAGTTGTCGAACTCTTCGTCATGCACCACCAGGCTGTCTTCGCTGATGGCCCGGCCCAGCACGGCGAACGGGCATCGCTCACGTTCGCACAGCGCCTGGAATTCCAGCACGCGCTCCAGCGGGATCGCCAGCACGTAGCGCTCCTGCGCTTCGTTGCTCCATATCTGCATCGGCGACATGCCGCGCTCTTCGGAAGGAATGGAACGCAACTCGAAGAACGCGCCCTTGCCGCCGCCATGCACCAGTTCCGGCAGCGCGTTGGAGACGCCGCCCGCGCCCACGTCGTGGATGGAGAGGACGGGGTTGTTGCTGCCCATCTGCCAGCAGCGGTCGATGACTTCCTGCGCGCGACGCTGCATCTCGGGGTTGCCGCGCTGCACGGAATCGAAGTCGAGGTTCTCGGCATTGGCGCCGGTATCCATGCTGGATGCCGCACCGCCGCCCAGACCGATCAGCATGCCGGGACCGCCCAGCTGGATCAGCACCGCGCCTTCCGGCAGGTTGTGCTTGCGGGTATGCGTGGCGCTGATGTTGCCGACGCCGCCGGCCAGCATGATGGGCTTGTGGTAGCCGCGCACTTCGCCGTTCACCTGCTCTTCGAAGGTGCGGAAATAGCCAGCCAGGTTGGGGCGGCCGAATTCGTTGTTGAACGCCGCGCCGCCGAGCGGGCCGTCGATCATGATCTGCAGCGGCGATGCGATGCGTCCCGGCTTGCCAACGG
Encoded here:
- a CDS encoding PAS domain-containing protein, whose translation is MSNLLTAIQEKQKQENYRSVRRLLTILIGSVFFIEMVVMDILLSFTHMSKMADTLVDATLLSLLLFPIFYFLIFRPLTRNIAEREKTEAELRIAAVAFEIKDPTIITDASANIIRANQKFLERTGYNIDEIVGKNPRIFKSGLHNKKFYERMWHQLLQEGAWSGEIRIATKEGRILHPFWLTITAVKNAQQETTHYIGIYNF
- a CDS encoding KTSC domain-containing protein — protein: MEIKKINSGKLRAIGYDTRARILQVQLDNGDTLQYSGVGEDIWRRLSSSGAAWSFYRDNIEEEFTVKKVSGGTSAGKNPLDDLFGQK
- a CDS encoding rhodanese-like domain-containing protein → MTDYNICIGMPTVEALHLGKPVTIQREQNPAAIIRADYAPTARKCPPYCIQPMQLAPGVETLGELEVLDCLKRIREGERNLMVVDSRTPDWYAKGTIPGAANIPYAQNMAGEATDLPGLKRTLIESFGVKETAGAYDFSNACTLAVFCNGPWCGQTPNYIRTLLSLGYPASKLKWYRGGMQDWCSLGLTVI
- a CDS encoding CBS domain-containing protein; this encodes MKTIAQILAEKTKPLTTVSPDDTVHYALVLMRERDIGAVMVVEQGKLIGVFTERDCLHKVSSLCLNPKEVLVREVMSTKVRYVTTAMGVSQCLALMTERFFRHLPVLDDQKNILGIVSIGDLVKARLSDQDFIIEQMERYITS
- the pstS gene encoding phosphate ABC transporter substrate-binding protein PstS is translated as MNLKALSKALGVCALVISASAMADDVTGAGSTAIYPVLSQWANTYKDKTGNSINYQSIGSGGGIKMIKEKTVNFGDSDMPLTPDQLKEANLVQFPVVIIGITPIVNVPGVKPGEMILDGKVLADIYMGKITKWNDKAITALNPKLHLPDLDITVVHRADGSGTTFYFTDYLSKVSQEWKDKVGSNTSVQWPAGMGGKGSEGVASYVAQVKGSIGYDEYAYAMQTHLTWTRMVNSAGKIVSPAPKHFQAASAKTDFAHASDFYTIMTNAPGAESWPLTATTYFLLRTDSAKEDNAKVVKFAKWFLHNGQEQAAKLDYVPLPEATIKLIESYTKTKLGV
- a CDS encoding porin family protein produces the protein MKLKAKSSAVALALFAMTSSAMAEGFYVAVDGGAMGYSNSHILSAWGIDFNAGGAITLGGGYNFNNYFGLEAGFTNTGDSTITTYGFYSKETLKSSAAQLAAVGTFPINDRFSMFLKAGVANTRIDYTYWSFGTTASASASKSHAMIGFGGQYNFNRHWGLRVQYQDYGKTQVGPVIANGVPQAGTTGDIGMALFSVGGVYNF
- a CDS encoding bifunctional diguanylate cyclase/phosphodiesterase translates to MIAPIRVRKIAMLVTLLSLVATGFYWWQLSKAGDQLRSETLAQAELRARQLNDSVAQQVAILIRYVDFAAQELGETYIDGKLSEFRKQVDEVEERFPEQSLLQIAVIDAQGYLAYSNLGMKERVYLGDREHFKAHLGSDKTQLFVSAPVLGRVSRQWSIQFTRPLLRHGRFAGVIVLSLSPEYLHKTLRELSLGREDSIAIFRQSGEYLARNVDNEIALGKAVGPRPFLGPDAPSGGLFKSKAYFDNVVRLFQWRRLSDAPVVVVLGLSETALLKPVDAIIHKNRWQAGIATALLWLLTLGAILLLQRLSSQQKLIVRHAQRLQATSNDLQESEKRLRTIFETEPECIKVVDRNGELVEMNQAGLAMLEAATLEEARQKKLIDYVAPEDQAAFLALHRRVMNGESAVLEFKITGLKGTLHHLETHATPMPDANGNISLLLGITRDVTASMHAKQQLRIAATAFESQEGMLVTDAVGAILRVNQAFTRITGYTADEVIGKNPRILNSGRHDAYFYKEMWERIKRTGEWEGEIWNRRKNGDVYPEHLTITAVKDAGGNVVNYVATLMDITASKASEEEIRNLAFFDPLTRLPNRRLLQDRLQQALASCGRSGKSGAILFIDLDNFKNLNDTLGHDIGDLLLEKVAIRLSSCVREGDTVARIGGDEFVVMLEDLSDNILDAAEQTESVGSKILASLNVPYQLGIHTYDNSPSIGATLFNDNHNSIDELLKQADIAMYQAKKAGRNTMRFFDPRMQQSLSARLALELELRKAIEKDQFQLYYQIQVDETHRPLGAEALLRWMHPEHGLMAPAEFIPMAEETGLIVPIGWWVLETACTQLKAWEKDPLTRNLVLSINVSAKQFHQPDFVDQVQAAVDHYGIDPALLKLELTESILLENVDTTIKRMSALKKTGVGFSLDDFGTGYSSLQYLKRLPLDQLKIDQSFMQEITSDSSDMAIVSTIIAMAQSMQMGVIAEGVETEEQRQLLLRKGCNHFQGYLFSKPVPVEQFEKLLHRG